Proteins encoded by one window of Candidatus Woesearchaeota archaeon:
- a CDS encoding putative DNA binding domain-containing protein: MNKTGLEFIIQNGEGIKTEFKESFDSKNIAKEIVAFTNSEGGKIFIGISDLGEIRGVKVTNKLKSEIQDIARNCDPPVTVFIEEIDNVLVINVKEGINKPYRCSAGFFLRQGTNSQKLSTEEIREFFNKERKILFDEATNTAFGFQNGYDRKKFNNFLALAKISRVIPEREILKNIGTLTDDGKFKNAGVLFFCKNVSQFIPHAVVTCVLYKGKDKTYIIDKKDFDEDIMSNYENSMKFLYTNLKIIYRIEGSGPRKEILEIPEESLKECLINALAHRDYLEKGARVQVDVFDDRVEISNPGGLIIKEEEFGKRSLSRNPLLFSLMQKADLVEQVGSGINRIREAMKKAELKSPVFEFGKFFAVTLLRPDEDKIGKIVGKYSPQKTPQKTPQKTPQKPTRLEEEILNLISTNNAITREEMALKLKLSPETVKEYLAKLKEKGLLKRIGPDKGGHWGVIT, encoded by the coding sequence ATGAATAAAACAGGATTGGAGTTTATTATCCAGAATGGAGAAGGAATTAAAACAGAGTTCAAAGAGTCTTTTGACTCAAAAAACATAGCAAAAGAGATTGTCGCTTTTACCAATTCAGAAGGAGGCAAGATTTTCATAGGGATATCTGATTTAGGTGAGATAAGGGGCGTTAAGGTAACCAACAAATTAAAATCAGAGATACAAGATATTGCAAGGAACTGCGATCCACCTGTAACTGTTTTTATCGAAGAAATTGACAATGTTTTAGTCATAAATGTTAAAGAAGGAATAAACAAGCCTTATAGGTGCTCTGCAGGTTTCTTTTTAAGGCAAGGAACCAATTCCCAAAAATTATCAACTGAAGAAATCAGGGAATTTTTTAATAAAGAGAGAAAAATATTATTTGATGAAGCAACTAATACTGCATTTGGTTTTCAAAACGGCTATGATCGGAAGAAGTTTAACAATTTTCTGGCACTTGCAAAAATAAGCAGAGTAATTCCTGAAAGGGAAATTCTGAAGAATATTGGAACACTTACTGATGATGGAAAATTCAAGAACGCAGGGGTTCTATTCTTTTGCAAAAATGTGAGCCAATTCATCCCTCATGCGGTTGTTACTTGCGTCCTCTATAAGGGAAAAGATAAAACCTATATTATTGACAAAAAGGATTTTGATGAGGACATTATGTCCAATTATGAAAATTCCATGAAATTTTTGTATACTAACCTTAAAATCATTTATCGGATTGAGGGCTCTGGGCCAAGAAAAGAAATTCTTGAAATTCCAGAAGAGTCCTTAAAGGAGTGCTTAATCAATGCTTTGGCACATAGAGACTATCTGGAAAAAGGCGCAAGAGTTCAGGTTGATGTTTTTGATGACAGGGTTGAAATCAGCAACCCCGGCGGATTGATTATTAAAGAGGAAGAATTCGGGAAAAGAAGCCTGTCAAGAAACCCCCTGCTCTTTAGTTTAATGCAAAAAGCTGATTTAGTTGAGCAGGTCGGAAGCGGAATAAACCGGATAAGAGAAGCAATGAAAAAAGCAGAATTGAAATCGCCAGTTTTTGAATTCGGGAAGTTCTTTGCTGTAACCTTGCTTAGGCCTGATGAAGATAAAATAGGCAAAATTGTCGGAAAGTACTCCCCCCAGAAAACCCCCCAGAAAACCCCCCAGAAAACCCCCCAGAAACCCACAAGGTTAGAGGAAGAAATACTTAACCTTATTTCCACAAACAACGCAATTACCCGTGAAGAGATGGCCCTGAAGCTCAAATTAAGCCCTGAAACGGTAAAGGAATATCTTGCAAAGCTAAAAGAAAAAGGGTTATTAAAAAGAATCGGCCCCGACAAAGGTGGGCATTGGGGGGTAATAACATGA
- a CDS encoding adenylate kinase codes for MQRIVLLGPPGSGKGTQAKKMMELLKIPQISTGDILREAVKNNTLLGKKAKAYMDAGELVPDDLIIKIIKERITKEDCINGFILDGFPRTTAQAIALQKLTPIDHVLSIQLHDEEAIKRISRRRTCSNCGAVYHLDYHPPHVKGICDQCKGKLIQRDDEKEETIKRRLEVYHQQTKPLVEYYQKARLLRTIDGSKPIQEVTTDIMNLVKKV; via the coding sequence AACGGATCGTCCTTTTAGGCCCACCTGGTTCAGGAAAGGGTACACAAGCAAAAAAAATGATGGAACTTCTCAAGATACCGCAGATCTCAACAGGAGACATATTACGAGAAGCAGTAAAGAACAACACACTCCTCGGAAAGAAAGCCAAGGCTTATATGGATGCTGGAGAGCTTGTACCTGACGATCTTATCATTAAGATTATTAAGGAACGGATTACCAAAGAAGACTGCATAAACGGCTTTATTTTAGACGGATTTCCACGAACAACAGCACAGGCAATAGCATTACAAAAATTGACGCCTATTGATCATGTGCTCTCTATTCAGCTCCACGATGAGGAAGCAATTAAGCGCATTTCCCGTCGAAGAACCTGTAGTAATTGTGGTGCAGTCTATCATTTAGATTACCACCCCCCTCATGTTAAGGGCATCTGTGACCAGTGTAAAGGCAAACTCATCCAACGAGATGATGAAAAGGAAGAAACCATCAAAAGAAGATTAGAAGTGTATCATCAACAAACAAAACCTCTCGTTGAGTATTATCAGAAAGCACGATTACTCAGAACGATTGACGGAAGCAAACCCATTCAAGAAGTAACGACGGATATTATGAACCTCGTAAAGAAAGTATAA